Proteins encoded in a region of the Gemmatimonadaceae bacterium genome:
- the hisIE gene encoding bifunctional phosphoribosyl-AMP cyclohydrolase/phosphoribosyl-ATP diphosphatase HisIE yields the protein MPLADQLDFTKNGGVVTVVAQDAVTGAVLMVAQADREAIERTEATGEMHYRSRSRGLWHKGATSGNVQRVVSLEPDCDADAVLARVTPAGPSCHNGTVSCFASTGTAGDVVAAVDATIQSRAMSRADGGERPTYTQRLLADRNLRLKKIGEEAAEFVTACADGEPGRATEEAADLFYHTLVALRAVGVGLDDVRAALAARR from the coding sequence ATGCCCCTCGCTGATCAGCTCGACTTCACCAAGAACGGCGGCGTCGTCACGGTCGTCGCACAGGACGCCGTGACGGGTGCCGTCCTGATGGTTGCGCAGGCCGATCGCGAGGCGATCGAGCGCACGGAGGCCACCGGCGAAATGCACTACCGCTCGCGGTCGCGGGGCCTGTGGCACAAGGGCGCAACGAGCGGGAACGTCCAGCGGGTGGTTTCGCTTGAGCCAGATTGCGACGCGGACGCGGTGCTTGCGCGAGTCACGCCGGCCGGGCCGTCGTGCCACAACGGCACCGTCTCATGCTTTGCATCCACCGGGACTGCGGGTGATGTCGTGGCCGCCGTGGATGCCACGATCCAGTCGCGTGCGATGTCGCGGGCCGATGGCGGCGAGAGGCCCACCTATACGCAGCGACTGCTGGCCGACCGGAATCTCCGCCTCAAGAAGATCGGCGAAGAGGCGGCGGAATTCGTGACCGCGTGCGCGGATGGTGAGCCGGGACGCGCCACCGAGGAGGCGGCGGACCTGTTCTACCACACCCTGGTCGCGCTGCGGGCGGTTGGGGTCGGACTCGACGACGTGCGCGCCGCGTTGGCGGCGCGCCGCTAG
- a CDS encoding pitrilysin family protein, which translates to MRTAVLLLACWTMPALAQRINPTLPSASRHAPVVPAHIDTSTTSYTIDGIPVIHRAGAANLVVVNLYLLGGVRNATPETAGLEPMYLAISEQGTERYPKDVLRRAMARTGSAIALDASDDWTLFGMRTTTEELDSVWTIFTDRLLHPRLEPAEIDFVRNQMLSALRQLNESPDALLARVADSVAFRGHPYALAPAGSAATMTAITREALLRWRQQGLVKSRFLLVVVGNVPRAQVERMVSSSLGKLPAGHYAWTLPDTLPERPSSLTVVPRALPTNYVSGIYRGPPANDRDAAALRVASAVLSGQFFSEIRSRNNLTYTAAADFRDRALISGKLFVTTTLPDSALKIMRSQIRLLQDVRIPTQSLAPLIQQFLTEFFLDNETSSAQADFLARAQLYNGDWRAAGRFMADLRAVTGDDVRRVARRYLRNIQWVYVGDPARITRQLAESF; encoded by the coding sequence ATGCGCACCGCCGTGCTGCTTCTCGCCTGCTGGACCATGCCAGCGCTCGCCCAGCGCATCAACCCGACGCTGCCATCGGCCTCGCGTCATGCGCCCGTGGTGCCGGCGCATATCGACACCTCGACGACGAGCTACACCATCGACGGCATCCCGGTGATCCACCGAGCCGGCGCGGCGAACCTGGTCGTGGTGAACCTCTACCTGCTGGGAGGCGTGCGAAACGCCACGCCCGAGACGGCCGGACTCGAGCCGATGTACCTGGCAATCAGCGAACAGGGCACCGAGCGCTACCCCAAGGATGTGCTGCGCCGCGCCATGGCGCGCACGGGAAGCGCCATTGCCCTCGACGCGAGCGATGACTGGACGTTGTTCGGCATGCGCACCACGACGGAAGAACTCGACTCGGTCTGGACCATCTTCACCGACCGCCTCCTCCATCCGCGCCTCGAACCCGCGGAAATCGATTTCGTGCGCAACCAGATGCTCAGCGCGCTGCGTCAGCTGAACGAAAGTCCCGACGCCCTCCTCGCACGTGTGGCGGACAGCGTCGCGTTCCGCGGCCATCCGTACGCGCTGGCGCCCGCCGGTAGTGCCGCGACCATGACGGCCATCACGCGCGAGGCGCTGCTGCGCTGGCGGCAGCAGGGACTCGTGAAGTCGCGGTTCCTGCTGGTGGTCGTCGGCAATGTGCCGCGGGCCCAGGTTGAGCGCATGGTGTCGAGTTCCCTCGGCAAGCTGCCGGCAGGACACTACGCGTGGACGCTGCCCGACACGCTGCCGGAGCGGCCGTCATCGCTGACCGTGGTGCCGCGCGCGCTTCCCACGAACTACGTGAGCGGCATCTATCGCGGGCCACCGGCCAACGACCGGGACGCGGCCGCCCTTCGCGTGGCATCGGCGGTGCTGTCGGGCCAGTTCTTCAGCGAGATCCGCTCCCGGAACAACCTTACCTATACGGCGGCGGCCGATTTCCGCGACCGGGCGCTCATTTCGGGGAAGCTGTTCGTCACCACCACGCTGCCGGATTCCGCGCTCAAGATCATGCGCAGCCAGATTCGCCTGCTGCAGGACGTGAGGATTCCCACACAATCACTGGCCCCGCTGATCCAGCAGTTCCTCACCGAGTTCTTCCTCGACAACGAGACCAGCAGCGCGCAGGCGGATTTCCTCGCGCGCGCCCAACTCTACAATGGTGACTGGCGCGCCGCCGGCCGCTTCATGGCTGACTTGCGCGCCGTCACGGGCGATGATGTGCGCCGGGTAGCGCGCCGCTACCTGCGGAACATCCAGTGGGTGTACGTCGGCGATCCGGCGCGCATCACGCGCCAATTGGCCGAGTCGTTCTAG
- a CDS encoding inositol monophosphatase family protein, whose protein sequence is MRPSPAVLMEAALEVARLASLVALRYYKQDLVVEAKGDGSPVTLADRAAEQLAREWIHARFPADGVLGEEFGETPGASGRRWVLDPIDGTKSFVRGVPFWGTCVAVCEGNDVLAGAAAYAAVEEHIAAAPGEGCWHNGARCRVSTVDDLAAATVLVTDARNFPSADRRAGWELLSNQAAVSRGWGDCYGYLLVATGRADVMVDPVLNPWDAPPFLPIIEEAGGVFTGWNGQRDAFAGDAIATNGALAESARALLWSTNAPR, encoded by the coding sequence ATGAGGCCGTCACCGGCCGTGCTCATGGAGGCCGCGCTCGAGGTTGCGCGCCTCGCCTCATTAGTAGCACTTCGGTACTATAAGCAGGACCTCGTCGTCGAAGCCAAGGGGGATGGGTCGCCCGTGACGCTGGCCGATCGCGCCGCGGAACAGCTGGCGCGCGAGTGGATTCACGCGCGCTTTCCCGCCGATGGCGTGCTGGGAGAGGAATTTGGGGAAACGCCGGGGGCCAGCGGCCGCCGCTGGGTGCTCGACCCGATTGACGGCACCAAGAGCTTCGTGCGGGGGGTCCCGTTTTGGGGAACGTGCGTTGCGGTGTGCGAAGGCAATGACGTGCTGGCCGGCGCCGCCGCCTATGCGGCGGTCGAGGAGCACATCGCCGCGGCGCCGGGCGAAGGGTGCTGGCACAATGGCGCCCGTTGCCGCGTGAGCACCGTCGATGACCTCGCGGCGGCCACGGTGCTCGTGACCGACGCGCGCAATTTCCCCTCCGCGGATCGGCGGGCCGGCTGGGAACTGCTGTCGAACCAGGCCGCGGTAAGCCGCGGTTGGGGTGACTGCTACGGGTACCTGCTGGTCGCCACGGGCCGGGCCGACGTGATGGTGGATCCGGTTCTCAATCCGTGGGACGCCCCGCCGTTCCTGCCGATCATCGAGGAAGCCGGCGGCGTCTTCACGGGTTGGAATGGCCAGCGTGATGCGTTTGCCGGTGATGCGATTGCCACGAATGGCGCGTTGGCCGAGTCTGCCCGCGCCCTACTTTGGAGCACGAATGCCCCTCGCTGA
- a CDS encoding 1-(5-phosphoribosyl)-5-[(5-phosphoribosylamino)methylideneamino] imidazole-4-carboxamide isomerase gives MLAIPAIDLREGHVVQLVGGEYDREEVRLDDPVRIARQWALAGFTRLHLVDLDAATGRGANRDLITQVLAEDAAACQVGGGVRTEADVRSLLDAGAAAVVLGTRAIEDPDWLERMATANPGRCLLAADVRDRKVVTRGWSRTLARDVLSVVDDVASLPLAGLLVTAVHREGLMQGTDLPLMEDVVDASPFPVFASGGIGTLSDLRALEDRGVAAAVIGMALYTGAIDPRLVAEEFAQ, from the coding sequence ATGCTCGCCATTCCTGCCATCGATCTTCGTGAAGGCCACGTGGTGCAGCTCGTGGGCGGCGAGTACGATCGCGAGGAGGTTCGGCTCGACGATCCGGTGCGCATCGCCCGGCAGTGGGCGCTCGCCGGCTTCACGCGCCTGCACCTGGTGGATCTCGACGCCGCCACCGGGCGTGGCGCCAACCGCGACCTGATCACGCAGGTGCTCGCCGAGGACGCCGCCGCCTGCCAGGTTGGTGGCGGTGTGCGCACGGAGGCGGATGTGCGATCGCTCCTCGACGCCGGCGCGGCCGCGGTGGTGCTTGGCACGCGAGCCATTGAGGATCCGGACTGGCTGGAACGCATGGCGACGGCCAACCCCGGCCGGTGCCTGCTCGCGGCGGACGTGCGCGATCGCAAGGTGGTCACCCGTGGCTGGTCGCGGACGCTGGCGCGTGACGTGCTGTCCGTGGTGGACGACGTGGCTTCGCTTCCGCTCGCCGGATTGCTCGTGACCGCGGTGCATCGGGAGGGGTTGATGCAGGGCACCGATCTCCCCTTGATGGAAGACGTCGTGGACGCCTCGCCATTTCCGGTCTTCGCCTCGGGCGGCATCGGCACCCTGTCCGACCTGCGCGCGCTCGAAGACCGCGGGGTGGCCGCGGCGGTCATCGGCATGGCGCTGTATACCGGAGCAATCGACCCGCGCCTTGTCGCGGAGGAGTTCGCGCAATGA
- a CDS encoding imidazoleglycerol-phosphate dehydratase: MIAVERKTSETTIRVEMAIGTGRASVRTGVPFLDHMMTALARYSGLDLTIDATGDLRHHLIEDVALTVGEALRRVLPATCARYGERTVPMDEALVQAVLDAGGRPYYRGPIPSSLYEHWMRSFCDAAKVTLHLRVLRGRDRHHVVEAAFKALGFALRQALVDTGVVFSTKGAVSLEGA, from the coding sequence ATGATCGCCGTGGAACGCAAGACGTCGGAAACGACGATTCGGGTCGAGATGGCCATCGGCACCGGTCGTGCGAGCGTGCGTACCGGTGTGCCGTTTCTCGACCATATGATGACGGCGCTCGCGCGGTACTCCGGACTCGACCTGACCATTGACGCGACGGGCGATCTCCGGCACCACCTCATCGAGGACGTCGCCCTGACGGTGGGCGAGGCGCTGCGCCGCGTCCTGCCGGCGACATGCGCGCGCTACGGCGAGCGAACGGTCCCGATGGATGAGGCGCTCGTGCAGGCCGTGCTCGATGCCGGCGGACGGCCGTACTATCGCGGCCCCATTCCCAGTTCGCTGTACGAACACTGGATGCGCTCCTTTTGCGACGCGGCCAAGGTGACCCTGCACCTTCGCGTGCTGCGCGGTCGCGACCGCCACCACGTTGTCGAGGCGGCGTTCAAGGCGCTCGGGTTTGCACTCCGTCAGGCGCTCGTCGACACCGGCGTGGTCTTCAGCACCAAGGGCGCCGTCTCGCTCGAGGGGGCCTGA
- the hisF gene encoding imidazole glycerol phosphate synthase subunit HisF, with the protein MLTRRVIACLDVRSGRVVKGMQFVGLRDVGDPVALATRYEAEGADEIVYLDIAASAEERTTLLDLARRTAERLFIPLTIGGGIRTVDDIAAALRAGADKVGLNSAAVRRPEVLSEGASRFGAQCIVASIDAQWEDGRFRVYTHGGRTPTDREAVAWAVECADRGAGEILLTSIDRDGSRDGYHLELTRAVADAVTVPVIASGGAGSAAHVCDALIRGRADAALVAGILHDGQVTVTALKHAMRAAGLAVREAA; encoded by the coding sequence ATGCTGACGCGTCGCGTGATCGCCTGTCTCGATGTCCGGTCGGGGCGCGTGGTGAAGGGCATGCAGTTTGTGGGGCTGCGTGACGTGGGCGATCCCGTGGCACTTGCCACGCGCTACGAGGCGGAGGGAGCGGACGAGATCGTCTACCTCGACATCGCGGCCAGCGCCGAAGAGCGCACGACCCTGCTCGACCTCGCCCGCCGTACGGCCGAGCGCCTCTTTATTCCGCTGACCATCGGCGGCGGCATTCGCACCGTCGACGACATCGCCGCTGCCCTGCGCGCCGGCGCGGACAAGGTCGGTCTCAACTCGGCCGCCGTTCGTCGTCCGGAGGTGCTGAGCGAAGGGGCAAGCCGCTTTGGCGCGCAGTGCATCGTCGCGAGCATTGACGCCCAATGGGAAGACGGCCGGTTTCGCGTCTACACGCACGGGGGCCGCACGCCAACCGACCGCGAAGCGGTGGCGTGGGCCGTCGAGTGCGCCGATCGCGGCGCCGGGGAAATCCTGCTGACGTCCATTGATCGTGACGGGTCGCGCGATGGCTATCACCTCGAGCTCACTCGCGCGGTGGCCGACGCCGTGACCGTCCCGGTGATCGCCAGCGGCGGGGCAGGGTCTGCGGCGCACGTCTGCGACGCCCTCATCCGCGGGCGTGCCGACGCCGCGCTCGTGGCCGGCATCCTCCACGACGGCCAGGTCACGGTGACCGCCCTCAAGCACGCGATGCGTGCCGCCGGCCTGGCCGTGCGGGAGGCGGCATGA